caggaatagagatgactggggttcatcttcagaggaggatattgaagtaaagaaacccccaaagagcaacatcaaatggtcatTGCCCCAAAAACAATTtgtagaagatcttaaaaaagactttaaaaatcaaatgacagagatggaggaaaaactaaaaaactaaaaataataaaaataatccaagaaaaacaagaaagttatgaaaggaaaggaaagtcaaccaattagaaaaggagatgcagaatctcaaggaggaaaatgacactttgaaaagtggaattgggcaaagtgaagccagtgaaattatacgagatcaagaaataattaaacaacatgaataatgaaaaaatagaagagaaagtgaaacataagaaaaacaacagatttggagaataggtcaagaagagaaaatatacaaataatcagggtaactgaaagttatgatcaaaaaaagaatcttgatacaataatacaagaaatgattaaagaaaattgtcctgaagcattagaaacAAGTCagggaagtagaaaaagaaaaaaacccaccaaacaCGACTTAAAAgaaatcctatgaggaaaactcataggaatattatagccaaattctgaaactcccagatcaagggtaaaatattaaaagcatcaagattaaaacaatttaaacatgatgatgccacaattagaattacacaagacctagcagcagagacagtaaaggtcttggaacacaatacatcgaagagcaaaagacctgggactccggccaaaaatatcataccctgcaagtTTAAGTATtatattgaatgaaaaaaatgaacatttcacaaccctcagactttcaagactttgttaaaaaaatcctcaacttaatagaagattcaacatacaagaaccaagagaaacataaggtatataccaaagggattcataagaacagactgtttaccttttttataacataaaatgtatgtCAAATatccttattaataattgtcaggttcataagaaagagggggataaacctgaaaatgatatgaatttaaaaagtaaaaccatttagaaacagttAAAAAGAATAACTGtacaaaagagaagaagaaagtatacagaggatttagatgggagaggaggactggtagttctggtaacctactttcatcaggaatgggtttaagagggaaaaatatatatatatatatttacaagagtataaaagtcttctaaatctagaggaaataaaatggtagggttatagtaaggagggagaggacaagggagggagtaggaaaagggagggatttttaaaggggagaattagagaataggtaaagggagtttagattaatgggaatgggagggtaggggagagatccttagaggggggaaggcaagtaatatgagggcagggtggttggtggaggaggggggtaggcaagtaataggaggctGATGTAGCaggcagaagtaaagtagaggaggcaggagagataggaaacaaaagatatgtacaaacataaaagcaAGGATCAGGAgtggagtatgtttgggaaagtatacatctgtatacacatgtatatatgtataagtgtgtgtatatatctgtatgtgtatgtatatatcatgaaacatatcaaaattatattgtagccttctgggggttggcgaggggaaaaaaagaacaaagttaaaaaatgcacagcagagaacaaaagaaaacacaaggaagcaaagaaaagatggacaattctcaatacaaggtgtattatttatcatacaggctttcttgaaatgaaaacgttgttatatattttgaatcctctcctatgttgtGCTATGCACatgatatgcttttttttctttcttactttatatttaagtttcaatattttagtttattgtattttttttatttctttattttgtatttttgttctggtaaaataaaataaactataaaaagaaagagaatattaaAGGAATGAGGATcttagatctttttttaaaatgaattaatttttagttttcattatttgcttttatgagcttttgagttctaaatttccccacctctctccattcccccctccccaagatggcatgcaatctgatttaGGCTTTACATGTATGAAGAACATCTTAGATCTTGCTTCCCATGGATTTAAAAAGAGGAGAGACTATAAGAGAACCGTTTAGAATATGGATATGAATGGAATATATGATATTTATCTTTCTACCATAGACAAATACCTGTCATTAATGCTCAAAGTATAATCTCGTTTTCCTAAAAGAGGTTAGAGCCATATCTCTCTATTCTCTAGGATGGCAGGAAAAATAAGCATAGAAAATTGTTGAATATCACTACTTAAAATCATATAGTggaaaagagcattgaatttggagtcagaaaaccttggttcaaatgtTCAACTACTTCATCTCTGACTTTGGTACTTTACTTTATCCCTTTGAGCCCACAttctctaatctataaaatgaagaatttgaactAATCGACCCCCAAAGTCTCTACTAGTTACAAGTCCCAAACCCTCCCAGAAAGCCTTCAAAGATGATCTAAGTAAGAAGCTCAAAATTTTCCTCTAGGTCTTGTAACATTTCATAGTCATCAGTGCAACTCTCAGCCTGTCCATCTGTTAGCTTTGGCTCTGACTGTTCTATCTAGAGTTTATTATTGGTgccttttatgccacttctttcATGTCACCAGCAGGTTTCTAATACCCATCATGTAtgtttccattgccctttgagtcAGTCACAGTTTTGCTCTTTGCATATGTTCTATGTCTATGATTCTTGACTTCTCTGATCATCTTCAGGATTGTCACTTCACTGTCAGAATATTGATATTGAGAAGATGAGCTTTTGCATAATAGAGAAGCTTAGCATTATTAAAAACATTGAATAATTTCACCCATACAATCCAGTCTCCATTCCTCCAATTTAATCATGGGCCCAGCTCATTTCCCAGTTGTAGTAGCTGTACAATATGTAATGGAGAAGTTATTTGCTATTCTCCTCTTGGCAGCGAGAAAGTTCTATCAAATGTCCTATCAAATCTCCCATCTATATATCACTATATCACATCCCTGTGCCAGGCTTATTACCTATTTCTCACACgtactatttcttctttctgttcagtGGTGTGTAGTATACTCCAGTGACAAAATTACCTCTGTTTTTCCTCACATTGACCTGTACCCAAGTGCTCTCCACTATGCTTACCCTACTCTAGTTCCTAGATTTCTTCATACAAATATATCTTCTTAACATACAATGCCAGCCTCTACCTTGTTTCACATatcctgtttcttttaaataagtcTTAGACCTACTTAGGGCAActgggtggtgcaggggatagagcattaggcctgTAATCAAGGAAGACTCATTAtgagtttaaatcttgtctcggacacttattagttgtgtgaccctggacagatcacttaaccttgtctgcctcagttgctcatctgtaaaaaaaaatgagctaaagaaggaaataacaagctgcttcagtatctttgcaaagaaactcCCGCAAAAGAGGTCACAAGGAGTCACATGTCActaaaacaaccgaacaacaacaatagaCCTACTTGGAGCCATATTCCCAGCATGGACTTCATTCAATCTTCTTAGTGATACTTTATGAGGTCAAATTTTCCTCCTATTAAAATTTCTGgttccttttgtttgtttcctccccaccctccctcattgagaaggcaagcaactcaatataggttatacatgtgtagtcgtgCAAaccatatccataatagtcatgttgtgaaagaaaacataggaaaaaaactccaaaaaaatgaagtaaaaaaaaagtatgcttcaatctgaattgacaccatcagttctttctctggggatggatagcatttttcatcaaaactccgtcagagttgtcttggatcgttttattgctgagaatagctaagtcaataTTACAGTATTGCTGGTAATTTGTACACAGCacattccactttgcatcagcccatgcaagtctttccaggtttttctgagagtaacctgctcatcatttctcatagtacaatagtattccattgtaccacatactgcataccacaacttgttcagccattccccaattgataggcatcccctcagtttctgattctttgcccacagaaaagagctgctataaatatttttgcacagacaggtccctttcttttttgatttttttatcttttttgccaTACTtacatagtagtggtatttctaggtcaaagggcatgcatggttttacagccctttggccatagttccaaattcttctacagaatggttgaatcagttcacaacaccaacagtgcattaatgtctcatttttcccacctcccctccaacatttgtcatttactttttctgtcccattagccaatctagtaggtatgaggtagtacctcagaactgttttattttacatttctccaatcaatagtgaattaagAGTATTTCTTCATtaatggctatagatagctttgattacttcatctgaaaacttatcatatcttttgatcattttatCAATTGcataatggctcttatttttgtaaatttgactcagttctctaaatgtttgagaaatgaggcatttattagagaaacttgcttcaaaaattttttcacagttactattgctaactgtatttttctccatcccatcCCCCTGCCATTGATtctattctatctctcttttcatcctgttgctcctcaaaagagttttgctgcTTACTACCAtgttccccaatctgccctcccttctatcatcccccaccatttctcttatcctcttcccctccaattttcctgtagggtaagacagattactatatccaattgagtgtgtatgtgttattttctctttgagccaagtctgataagagtaaggttcactcattccccctcaagtCCCCCtgatttccctccattgtaaaagctttttcttgcttcttctatgtgagatcatttaccccattctacctctctttttctcccagtacatccctctctcacccctcaattttatgttttagctattatcccttcatattcaactcacacctgtgccctctgtctatatgctccttctaacttctctaataatgagaaagttcttatgtgttacaagcatcatcttcccatgtaggaatgtaaacagtttattaagtcccttatgatttccctttcatatttcccttttttttcttctcttgagtcatgtatttgaaagtcaaattttctattcattctgGTCTTTtgatcaagaatgcttgaaagttgaatgtccatttttctccctgaaggattatactcagttttggtgggtaggtgattcttggttgcaatcctagctcctttaccctatgaaatatcatattccaggccctctgatcttttaatgttgaagctgttaaatcttatgttatcttgattgtggctccacaatacttgaattgtttctttttggctgcttgcaatattttctccttgacctgggaactctggaatttggctattatattcctggcagttttcattttgggatctctttcaggaggtgaccaacagattctttccatttcaattttgtcctcaggttctagaatatcagggcagtttttcttgataatttcttgaaagatgatgtctaggctctttttttgattatggctttcaggtagtccagtaatttttaaattatctctcctggatctattttccaagtcaattgtgtttctgataagatatttcacattgtcttctattttttcattcttttggttttgttttattgtttcttgatttctcataaagtcattagtttccatttgctccactcttaatttttaaggaattattttcttcagtgagcttttggaccttctttttcatttggccaattctgctttgtaaggcattcttatccttattggctttttgggcttcttttaccatttggcctagtttgtttttaaaggtgttattttcttcagaattttttgtgtgtctcctcctgtcactcccaaggcctgcttctggtttaTTATGGCCTAAGCTATTATGGTgaggcctgtgctggactgcattCTATTCTTACCCAGGttcaatagacctttcctgctgaccttctaaattgtctttggtgtctgtgggctgagaggtctggaaacctcCACTGCTGCCAATAATTCAGTCTCCCAGAAGCCTGCTCTTGATTTGCTgaggcccagtctgtgctggcggggcctgcactggactgcactcctctctcaccatggtacaacagacctttcttgctgactttctaaattgtcttgtgctggaaatttgtttcactctatctttttgtgggttctgctgctttagaatttgtttagtgtcatttttaaaaaggtatttgaaggggtttaggggagaactcaagcaaggccctgcctttactctgccatattGACTGCACCTCCCTATCACTTTTTACCTAGACAAATATactcactttctttttcctcctctcactaacctctttttcattttacttaGCAATTTCCTTTGCCAACATGTTTTACATAGTagtttgtttacttgttttttttttttcatttaccttggttttccagttctttcctctttgatttcttctttttaaatgtttctccTCGGTCCTCTTCCCCATTCATACCGAGTCCGACTTCAGATTAACTCTTCTTTTACActaatctctctttccttttcagctctaatttTTCTGATTCAGCTTTTCCTCATTCTATTTCTCCTCAAGTTCAATATCTGTCTTTCACAAGTTTGGAGTCTTCACATTAACCATCACATGTTCCCTCTGTTTCAGTTCAAggacttctttcttcttctgttgCTTCTCTCAGTACCTTCTTCTACAGAAGATAAAAgttgaaaatagaaaaattatgACAGACATTGTGATATAGtgaaaaaaaacactggattagGGGCAACAAAATCCAAACTCTATTTGTGGTTCTTTCACTGACTAGATTGATGCAAGTCACCTGGTCTTTCCAAAtctcaatttttctcatctgtgttGTATTTCCTAGCTCATAATGTTGCTgccaggataaaatgaaataaaatattttaaagtcctGAATAAACTATAGTTTATCTAAATAcaaaggattattattattttttactctttctaatttaaaaaagattttctttaatAGAGGAGGTAGAACTCACCATACAacagtgttgttttgttttgttcttagcACAAAGAACACaagatttttacaaattttatttctttttttagattggGAGACTGGGCCTGAAAGCAAAGAGTCAGTTTCAGAACAAGACATTTCAAATGAAGAACTGTTCCTTGGAAGATTTATAATGGATGATCCTAAGAATTCACAAGGACACAACTGGGAATGTAATGTCATGTTAGAGAAGCAGCAGGGCAAGCAGGAGAGACAATCCAGACAGACAGTTGACCACACAAAAACTCCTGATATGGTAAGAGACCATGGTAATAAATTTAAAGGCAACTTCAGTCTAGGGTCAATCTTTGCAACCCAAGAAACAGGTTTCATAAGAAAAAAGTTCCATAAACATGACAAACATCAAATGATCCTCAATGAATATTCAGACATTCTGAAACAAATCCCTTCAGGAAAGATACCTCAAAATTATGATTCTGAAGAAGCCTTCTGTCAAGCCTCAAATTTTATCGAATGTAATAGCATGGATACTGagaaaaaaacatataaatataatgaatatagGAAGGTCTTTAGCCAGAACACGTATtttactcaacatcagagaaaTCACAATAGTGAGAAActctataaatgtaatgaatgtggcaaaGCCTTCAGCCGAAGTACTTTGCTTATCCAACATCAGagtattcatactggagagaaacacTATAAGTGTGATGAATGTGGCAAAGCCTTTACTCAGAGAACACACCTGGTTCAGCATCAgcgaatccacactggggagaaaccttatgaatgtgatgaCTGTGGAAAGACCTTTAGGTACAGATCAAAtcttactcagcatcagagaatccatactggaaaGAAGCCctacaaatgtaatgaatgtggaaaagctttcaggGAGAGCTCATCTCTTATTCGACATCAGATCGTCCATACTGGAGAAAAAACATATGAGTGTAATAAATGTGGGAAAACCTTTATTCATAGTTCATCTCTTAGTCAACACCAGAGGATCCACACTAGAGAGAAACCCtttgagtgtaatgaatgtggaaaagcattCAGTAGTAGCTCATCCTTTATTAAACATAAGAGAATTCATACCGGAGAAAAACGCtataaatgtagtgaatgtgggaaagcttttagCCAGAGCACACATGCTATTCAACATCAAAGAATCCATGctagaaagaaacactttgagtataACGAATATGGAATAGCTTTCAGTAGCAGCTCATCCTTCATTAAAAATCAGAGAATTAATATTGGAGAGAAACGAtataaatgtagtgaatgtggaaaagcctttagcCAGCACAAACATGCTATTCAGCATcaaagaatccatactggagaaaaaccttttgaGTGTAATgattgtgggaaagccttcagtaaTAGCTCATCCTTCATTAAACATCacagaatccacactggagagaaaccctatgagtgTAATTattgtgggaaagccttcagtaaTAGCTCATCCTTTAttaaacatcaaagaattcatactggagagaaacgatataaatgtaatgaatgtggaaaagcctttacCCAAAGCACACATGCTATTCGGCATCAAAGAATCCATACTAGAAACAAACCTTTTGAGTGCAATGAATGTGGCAGAGCCTTTAGTCAGAGGATTCATCTTGTTCAGCATCAgcgaatccacactggggagagaccctttgaatgtaatgaatgtggaaaaacctTTAGGCACCGCTCATCCTTTACTcatcatcagagaatccatactggagagaaaccttatgaatgtagtacATGTAGGAAAGCCTTCAGATCCAAATCATCTCTTAacaaacatcagagaattcatactgaaAAGAAGTTATGTGAATGAAATGCATGCGAGAAAGCCTTCAATAAAAGTTTATCCTTTATGAACATGAAAGAATCCATATCAAAGTGAAATCCTATAAATGCTGTCCAGTAATGTTGACTATGTTGTTTACttaagatatattttaaaaaggtacttaatgatccatgatttcatcGGTGCGGATATTCCTTTCACTCCCTCACAACTATTTTTCAGCAGTAGATAGTTTGCTTCCAGGTTTTGTCATGTTTCAAGGTCTGGCAGAGCAAATTTGCACTTCATCTAAGAGCTTTTTCCTCCACAAATTATTGCTTATTTTTGTCACTTTGTTTTTTTCacataaatttcattattttgtctA
This region of Trichosurus vulpecula isolate mTriVul1 chromosome 3, mTriVul1.pri, whole genome shotgun sequence genomic DNA includes:
- the LOC118841652 gene encoding zinc finger protein 883-like; amino-acid sequence: MVPECLTSGSQESVTFKDVAVDFTQEEWGELDSTQRDLYQAVMLENYRNLVYLGLPASKPEVISHMDQEEESWILEKEISKVTYPDWETGPESKESVSEQDISNEELFLGRFIMDDPKNSQGHNWECNVMLEKQQGKQERQSRQTVDHTKTPDMVRDHGNKFKGNFSLGSIFATQETGFIRKKFHKHDKHQMILNEYSDILKQIPSGKIPQNYDSEEAFCQASNFIECNSMDTEKKTYKYNEYRKVFSQNTYFTQHQRNHNSEKLYKCNECGKAFSRSTLLIQHQSIHTGEKHYKCDECGKAFTQRTHLVQHQRIHTGEKPYECDDCGKTFRYRSNLTQHQRIHTGKKPYKCNECGKAFRESSSLIRHQIVHTGEKTYECNKCGKTFIHSSSLSQHQRIHTREKPFECNECGKAFSSSSSFIKHKRIHTGEKRYKCSECGKAFSQSTHAIQHQRIHARKKHFEYNEYGIAFSSSSSFIKNQRINIGEKRYKCSECGKAFSQHKHAIQHQRIHTGEKPFECNDCGKAFSNSSSFIKHHRIHTGEKPYECNYCGKAFSNSSSFIKHQRIHTGEKRYKCNECGKAFTQSTHAIRHQRIHTRNKPFECNECGRAFSQRIHLVQHQRIHTGERPFECNECGKTFRHRSSFTHHQRIHTGEKPYECSTCRKAFRSKSSLNKHQRIHTEKKLCE